TAACGTGTTTACATCATGGAAATTACCACCATACTTTGTTCCAGGTAGTGACCATGTGCCATAAACGTGGCCGTACAGATTAAAACCTGTATCACCTAAATAAAAACGGCCTGTCGTTTTGATGGTGTAGCGCTTATTACGCCCTGAATCGGTATGTTGTGTATGGAGCGGGTTTTCTACATCAAAGAAGCCGTAAAGTTCACCCCAATTAAAATTAGCACCACCTTCTAATTCAATATACGCGAAATCTTTCTTACGAGTCGTTTTCTCCGTTTTGGTCTCAGTACGGTGCGACCAATCTAAATAGTTAATATTGATATCAGCAAAACCATTTTGATAGCCCAAAAGATCATCAGAATATGCCGTACCTGCCACAGAAGCTAAGGCGGCAATACAAAGGAGTTTTTTCATAATAGATTATTTTCGTTAATTAATTAATGGGATTGAGTAGTGCACTATTCGTTAACGTGTTATCTAACCAGTCTCTAACATGTGATATATTAGGCTTAAAAATTGCAATTAAGAAATATTTTTCATTGAATGAGTGATCATAATCACGATCAAAAAGTGATTTTGATGTTTTTTGTGTGATAAGGCTATTTTTCTGGAATGATCAGATTCCCTAAACTAATAAGTTAGTCTTAGGGAATCAGCTAAATAGATAAGTAAGAATGAAAGGAAAATCAATTATTGCTTATTGCTTGACGGTTTTGCGAACAGCGAGGAAATCTAAACTACCACCGATAATTAAACTGATAGCACCGATGCTAATGCCAGTATTAAATAGGATGTTTTGATAGCTTGGGATAGCTAACCAAAATTCAATCTGTGTGGTGAATAGATATACTTTCATTCCACTAAAAGAAAATGCCAATAGAGAAAGTAGCCAAATCGCAAGGCAAGTTACCGCAGCGAGTAGGGCATAAACAGCAAAACGATAGCCATTTGCGTATAGCTCACGGCGCTGGAATAGCCCTGTAGCTTGCGTGTAGAGTAAAGAACTTCGACAGGCTAATAACAGTAAGATCCCAGGAACGGCAACGCCAATGGAGATCAAATAAAATAGTGGCCAGCCATAGTTACTGACGAAAATACTGGCTACCGGGCCAATGTACACCCGCCCTACTGCTGAAAGCGCGGAAAGAAGTGCAAATTGCGTTGCGGATAAGGATTTATTACACAACGTCATTAAGAGTGCGACAAACGCCGCTGTGCCCATTCCTGAAAAGATATTCTCAAGGAAAATAATGGAACCCATCGTCATGATATTAGGCGGCGTGACGGCGAGGAACCAATACCCAATATTTGACCCACCTTGGAGTAAGCCAAAAAGAAACAGAGCCTTAAATAAGCTCATGTTTTTCATCAGGTAACCGCCCAAGAGTGCGCCAATTATAGTGGCAGCCATTCCGACGGTTTTATTCACGGTACCAACTTCACTAAGGCTAAAGCCCAGCGCATTCAATAAAAAGTTGGTATTGAGTGCCATCACAAAGGCATCGCCTAATTTATAAAATACCAATAATAATAAGACGAGCCATGCGTTGTTGCGGCTGAAAAACTCCGCTAAAGGGTCGTAAATCGCTTTTTTTAACGAGGCCGGCGGTGCGCTGTTTTCTTCGGGCTCTTTTGCTAGCAAAGTGGCTATCACACCGATAATCATTAGTCCGGCCATGACGAGATAAAGCTGTTTCCATGTCAGGAATTTATCTGCGAGCCAAAGAGCTAATCCACCAGAAACTAACATGCTGATTCGGTAACCCATGACTGAGGTTGCCGCACCAATGCCCCGTTCTTCCGCGCTCAATAAGTCTGTTTTATAGGCATCAAACACAATATCTTGGGATGCTGAGCAAAATGCGACGGTGACAGCTAATGCTGCAAGATACCACAAGTGTTCAG
The window above is part of the Providencia sp. R33 genome. Proteins encoded here:
- the ampG gene encoding muropeptide MFS transporter AmpG, which translates into the protein MPRFTLPNNITLILLGFVSGLPLALTAGTLQAWLTVENVDIKTIGFFSLVGQAYVLKFLWSPMMDRYTPPFLGRRRGWLLTTQILLIISIAAMGFMNPSEHLWYLAALAVTVAFCSASQDIVFDAYKTDLLSAEERGIGAATSVMGYRISMLVSGGLALWLADKFLTWKQLYLVMAGLMIIGVIATLLAKEPEENSAPPASLKKAIYDPLAEFFSRNNAWLVLLLLVFYKLGDAFVMALNTNFLLNALGFSLSEVGTVNKTVGMAATIIGALLGGYLMKNMSLFKALFLFGLLQGGSNIGYWFLAVTPPNIMTMGSIIFLENIFSGMGTAAFVALLMTLCNKSLSATQFALLSALSAVGRVYIGPVASIFVSNYGWPLFYLISIGVAVPGILLLLACRSSLLYTQATGLFQRRELYANGYRFAVYALLAAVTCLAIWLLSLLAFSFSGMKVYLFTTQIEFWLAIPSYQNILFNTGISIGAISLIIGGSLDFLAVRKTVKQ
- a CDS encoding nucleoside-specific channel-forming Tsx family protein, encoding MKKLLCIAALASVAGTAYSDDLLGYQNGFADININYLDWSHRTETKTEKTTRKKDFAYIELEGGANFNWGELYGFFDVENPLHTQHTDSGRNKRYTIKTTGRFYLGDTGFNLYGHVYGTWSLPGTKYGGNFHDVNTLYGIGYNTAFGDLWFKPFIALNYTDQTFYSGNNGYTAGWVAGYNFSAFEENFMITNWHEMEFARNKRYNGGKRNGINGAMAFWWNATPHLAAGVQYRYADNKLGDTFYQDAIIYTLKYTF